A genomic window from Megalobrama amblycephala isolate DHTTF-2021 linkage group LG2, ASM1881202v1, whole genome shotgun sequence includes:
- the sytl2a gene encoding synaptotagmin-like protein 2 isoform X9, which produces MIDLSYLTEEEQEMILTVLKRDAELKKSEEQRIKQLRKTERDRGKLKYLTGEWFYETKYHRHRDRIHGSDIIRASMRQRKPVTILELTQRWSEKPTCVYGEKKDVYIPPELSGLIEDLSTQSQNERVDDEAQQERQRLQIKPRQNPFNSVRLQRNEARLNNGVKEANQTPAEEPFLPAENYTLHHTTLNTGNTDTHVATQCKPVPKKRLLLYSCKDSSLDTGSSDSGVSQVMTPAPRGILKHNSSSCSSTDSLLLHIPTNDGSSSQSSATVSPISPKTPISPPLSPCSVHSASGWLDRKQVRFSSVGGPIESVQGEHSVLEEDWSPVLDQDRSDITENGRHEHYGEPQSSQVSNIHSSTEVTGKAIELSAEGQTDKVTVEEGRPISKLLEWFGRGSRNGKLKESSVKREMNEEEPKESPEAKSEDSATPVDQPNTKPPPKPRRSFFALFSRAEKKDKISEVQASDKEVISQDKTESLECEPSCTLRPEADDNILQRISVPTESRMAEILKDKNKPDRLICEDTPPREKFDQGEVSPGKMAVLKSFWEKGNRGPKIISIKKESEVEESETSHLNENYHNTLDRRLSDSNISPSKPKPSVPNPVDVESTTGEISSVSPRKASNGGDISASHEDGNPSTLDSSKVSEDSSSELQTLTVKSNVKLSPSSLLKYKDNSLGSELQEESIYRDISDLKKEISTFKMSLSQQEDKVSINDLKSFWENEKSCLRVIVGSPTCTANVKNPSTESSPKRSSGGLSEPQFDIRSNSPSSPDRMGFKEAGLIAEKEKMEKTEEKQRSPIRVPLQDLQGIRGDSEDEGPVKAALERANARPISISKSLEDLTSTPLQRWKTDPRSDVRKSMENVSAVTPNTKTSFSDPEQVKMMSMSVPAFMQQEMDCGNSDCASVSSSQYDRLRTCNTPSNFSTCSEVASMSSVTGSVMSIYSSEFGNVEVKGTIQFAIHYVQKLGEFHIFVVQCKDLAVADVKRNRSDPYVKCYLLPDKAKYGKKKTCVRKKTLDPAYNEILRFKIPMEMLKTQKLNTSVWHNDTFGRNSFLGEVEVDLAEWDFNNTQMNEYLLKGRVQVPTSPKHSVGGGEMSAEIKVALRFLPQTSHSQKNKGNGEVQIWVKECKNLPISRGVAIDPFVKCAVLPDASRKNRQKTRVLKRSSNPVFNHTMVYDGFRQEDLKEACVELTVWDHDRLNNHFIGGIRLGPGTGKSYGTEVNWMDSNAAEAALWERMMQSQNEWVEDVLPLRMMVMARMSR; this is translated from the exons ATGATTGACCTGAGTTATCTGACAGAGGAAGAGCAAGAGATGATCCTGACAGTGCTGAAGAGGGACGCAGAGCTGAAAAAGTCGGAAGAACAGAGGATTAA GCAGCTTCGTAAGACTGAGAGAGACAGAGGCAAGCTGAAGTACTTGACTGGGGAGTGGTTTTACGAGACAAAGTACCACAGACACAGAGATAGGATCCATGGCTCCGACATCATCAGAGCGTCCATGAGACAGAGGAAACCCGTGACGATAT TGGAGCTCACTCAAAGATGGTCTGAGAAACCCACTTGTGTTTATGGTGAGAAGAAAGATGTGTACATTCCTCCAGAGCTTTCAGGACTCATTGAGGATCTGTCCACACAATCACAGAATGAGAG GGTGGACGATGAAGCCCAGCAGGAAAGACAGAGACTTCAAATCAAG cCTAGGCAGAATCCATTCAATAGTGTGCGATTACAGAGAAATGAAGCCAGACTTAACAATGGAGTGAAGGAGGCCAACCAGACACCTGCTGAGG AGCCTTTCCTTCCAGCTGAGAACTACACACTCCATCACACTACTCTAAACACAGGCAACACTGACACCCATGTAGCCACTCAATGCAAACCTGTGCCAAAAAAGAGATTGCTGCTGTATTCCTGCAAAGACTCTTCCCTGGACACCGGCAGCAGTGACAGTGGAGTTAGTCAGGTCATGACCCCTGCTCCCAGAGGCATCCTGAAGCACAACAGCTCCAGTTGTAGCTCTACCGACTCTCTGCTACTCCACATTCCCACCAATGATGGCAGCAGCAGTCAGTCTTCTGCTACGGTCAGCCCCATCAGTCCTAAAACTCCCATCAGCCCTCCTCTTTCCCCCTGTTCAGTGCACTCTGCTTCAGGGTGGTTAGATAGGAAACAGGTCCGCTTCTCCTCTGTCGGCGGGCCTATAGAAAGTGTGCAAGGAGAGCACAGTGTGCTGGAGGAAGATTGGAGTCCTGTGTTGGACCAGGATAGAAGTGATATCACAGAAAACG GTCGTCATGAGCATTATGGTGAACCTCAGTCCTCACAGGTGTCCAACATCCACAGCTCTACTGAAGTAACAGGTAAGGCCATTGAGTTGAGTGCAGAGGGCCAGACTGATAAGGTTACAGTGGAAGAGGGTCGCCCAATTTCAAAGTTACTTGAATGGTTTGGGAGAGGCTCTCGAAATGGAAAGCTGAAAGAGTCATCAGTCAAGAGAGAGATGAATGAAGAGGAACCAAAAGAAAGCCCAGAAGCCAAGTCAGAAGATTCAGCAACTCCAGTTGACCAGCCAAACACGAAGCCACCACCAAAGCCCCGTAGGagtttttttgcattgttttcGAGAGCAGAGAAAAAAGACAAGATTTCAGAAGTTCAAGCATCTGACAAAGAAGTGATAAGTCAAGATAAAACAGAAAGTTTAGAATGTGAACCCTCTTGCACTTTGAGGCCTGAGGCAGATGATAATATACTTCAGAGGATCTCTGTTCCTACAGAGAGCAGGATGGCTGAAAtattaaaagataaaaacaaaCCAGACAGACTAATATGTGAAGATACTCCTCCAAGAGAGAAGTTTGACCAAGGTGAGGTATCACCAGGAAAAATGGCCGTCCTGAAGTCATTCTGGGAAAAGGGGAACAGAGGACCTAAAATAATAAGCATTAAAAAAGAATCTGAGGTAGAAGAAAGTGAGACATCTCACCTTAATGAGAATTATCACAACACATTAGACAGAAGGTTGTCAGATTCAAACATCAGCCCATCAAAACCCAAACCCAGTGTTCCAAACCCAGTTGATGTAGAATCTACAACAGGTGAGATTTCTTCAGTATCACCTAGAAAAGCATCCAATGGTGGTGATATATCAGCCTCACATGAAGATGGGAACCCTTCTACTTTGGACAGCAGTAAGGTCTCAGAAGACTCAAGCAGTGAACTACAAACTCTCACAGTGAAATCGAATGTCAAACTGTCACCTAGTTCACTGCTAAAATATAAAGATAATTCTCTGGGCAGTGAGCTACAAGAAGAGTCAATCTACAGGGATATATCAGACCTGAAGAAGGAAATCTCCACCTTCAAAATGTCCCTCAGTCAACAGGAAGATAAAGTCTCGATCAATGATCTCAAGTCATTTTGGGAGAATGAAAAAAGTTGCCTTAGAGTAATTGTAGGCTCACCAACATGTACAGCCAACGTTAAAAACCCGTCCACAGAGTCATCTCCAAAACGTTCTTCAGGAGGACTTTCTGAACCTCAGTTTGACATCAGGTCAAACAGCCCAAGTTCCCCAGACAGAATGGGTTTCAAAGAGGCTGGTTTGATTGCAGAAAAAGAGAAGATGGAAAAGACTGAGGAAAAACAAAGAAGTCCAATTAGAGTGCCATTACAAGACCTTCAAGGTATCAGAG GGGATAGTGAGGATGAAGGCCCTGTCAAAGCCGCTCTGGAACGAGCCAATGCCAGACCCATCTCTATTTCCAAAAGTCTAGAGGACCTGACATCCACACCTTTAC AGAGATGGAAGACTGACCCAAGGAGTGATGTTAGGAAGAGTATGGAAAATG TGTCTGCAGTCACTCCCAACACCAAAACATCCTTCTCCGACCCAGAACAGGTGAAGATGATGAGTATGTCTGTACCTGCATTCATGCAACAAGAG ATGGATTGCGGAAACAGTGACTGTGCATCAGTGAGCAGTTCCCAATATGACAGACTGAGAACATGCAACACTCCTTCTAATTTTAGCACTTGCTCTGAAGTGGCCTCAATGTCCTCT GTCACTGGCAGTGTGATGAGCATCTACAGTAGCGAGTTTGGTAATGTGGAGGTCAAAGGCACAATCCAGTTCGCCATTCACTACGTACAGAAACTGGGAGAGTTCCACATCTTTGTTGTGCAGTGCAAGGACCTCGCCGTAGCAGATGTTAAGAGGAACCGATCTGATCC GTATGTTAAATGTTACTTGCTACCTGATAAAGCAAAAtatggaaagaaaaaaacatgcgTGAGGAAGAAGACTCTGGATCCAGCTTATAACGAAATCCTACGG TTTAAGATTCCAATGGAGATGCTGAAAACCCAGAAGCTGAACACCTCTGTGTGGCACAATGACACATTTGGGCGTAACAGCTTTCTTGGAGAGGTTGAGGTTGATCTGGCCGAATGGGATTTCAATAACACGCAAATGAATGAATATCTACTTAAAGGAAGG GTTCAGGTTCCCACCAGCCCAAAACATTCTGTCGGTGGTGGGGAAATGAGTGCAGAGATTAAAGTAGCTCTGCGCTTTCTCCCGCAGACTTCTCACA GTCAGAAGAACAAGGGGAATGGTGAGGTGCAAATATGGGTGAAAGAATGCAAGAATCTGCCTATTTCCAGGGGTGTTGCCATTGACCCATTTGTCAAATG TGCAGTCCTCCCAGATGCCAGTCGAAAAAACCGTCAGAAGACCAGAGTGTTGAAGAGGTCTTCTAACCCAGTGTTTAACCACACCATGGTTTATGATGGCTTCAGACAAGAGGACCTCAAAGAGGCCTGTGTGGAGCTTACAGTGTGGGATCATGACAGACTCAACAACCACTTCATTGGGGGTATTAGACTTGGCCCTGGAACAG GTAAAAGTTACGGCACTGAAGTGAACTGGATGGACTCTAACGCTGCTGAAGCAGCCCTGTGGGAAAGAATGATGCAATCTCAGAATGAATGGGTGGAAGATGTATTACCTTTGAGAATGATGGTCATGGCAAGAATGTCTAGATAG
- the sytl2a gene encoding synaptotagmin-like protein 2 isoform X3 has protein sequence MIDLSYLTEEEQEMILTVLKRDAELKKSEEQRIKQLRKTERDRGKLKYLTGEWFYETKYHRHRDRIHGSDIIRASMRQRKPVTILELTQRWSEKPTCVYGEKKDVYIPPELSGLIEDLSTQSQNERVDDEAQQERQRLQIKPRQNPFNSVRLQRNEARLNNGVKEANQTPAEEPFLPAENYTLHHTTLNTGNTDTHVATQCKPVPKKRLLLYSCKDSSLDTGSSDSGVSQVMTPAPRGILKHNSSSCSSTDSLLLHIPTNDGSSSQSSATVSPISPKTPISPPLSPCSVHSASGWLDRKQVRFSSVGGPIESVQGEHSVLEEDWSPVLDQDRSDITENGRHEHYGEPQSSQVSNIHSSTEVTGKAIELSAEGQTDKVTVEEGRPISKLLEWFGRGSRNGKLKESSVKREMNEEEPKESPEAKSEDSATPVDQPNTKPPPKPRRSFFALFSRAEKKDKISEVQASDKEVISQDKTESLECEPSCTLRPEADDNILQRISVPTESRMAEILKDKNKPDRLICEDTPPREKFDQGEVSPGKMAVLKSFWEKGNRGPKIISIKKESEVEESETSHLNENYHNTLDRRLSDSNISPSKPKPSVPNPVDVESTTGEISSVSPRKASNGGDISASHEDGNPSTLDSSKVSEDSSSELQTLTVKSNVKLSPSSLLKYKDNSLGSELQEESIYRDISDLKKEISTFKMSLSQQEDKVSINDLKSFWENEKSCLRVIVGSPTCTANVKNPSTESSPKRSSGGLSEPQFDIRSNSPSSPDRMGFKEAGLIAEKEKMEKTEEKQRSPIRVPLQDLQGIRGRVSYVTMNISNFRQSVSDKHTKPSPPSSPFRSLPPKGQHDKPQSADIYQPKDQDQTRTPSPLRQSKVPRRDSYPNKESKKDGSPLRTFMIDINPGDRSPCDLRVKSGQTRSCTSPEHQGKTLEGRIDDRPIVLKERKLSVDSLTRFYIPLSLHHYLGLPEQTVLGEREQVKVQAYEIFEQMNQGRLSNESSPSRQSLPESEEITFDSSGSSTPEAWSISHTSSYWDSEDEGPVKAALERANARPISISKSLEDLTSTPLQERWKTDPRSDVRKSMENVSAVTPNTKTSFSDPEQMDCGNSDCASVSSSQYDRLRTCNTPSNFSTCSEVASMSSVTGSVMSIYSSEFGNVEVKGTIQFAIHYVQKLGEFHIFVVQCKDLAVADVKRNRSDPYVKCYLLPDKAKYGKKKTCVRKKTLDPAYNEILRFKIPMEMLKTQKLNTSVWHNDTFGRNSFLGEVEVDLAEWDFNNTQMNEYLLKGRVQVPTSPKHSVGGGEMSAEIKVALRFLPQTSHSQKNKGNGEVQIWVKECKNLPISRGVAIDPFVKCAVLPDASRKNRQKTRVLKRSSNPVFNHTMVYDGFRQEDLKEACVELTVWDHDRLNNHFIGGIRLGPGTGKSYGTEVNWMDSNAAEAALWERMMQSQNEWVEDVLPLRMMVMARMSR, from the exons ATGATTGACCTGAGTTATCTGACAGAGGAAGAGCAAGAGATGATCCTGACAGTGCTGAAGAGGGACGCAGAGCTGAAAAAGTCGGAAGAACAGAGGATTAA GCAGCTTCGTAAGACTGAGAGAGACAGAGGCAAGCTGAAGTACTTGACTGGGGAGTGGTTTTACGAGACAAAGTACCACAGACACAGAGATAGGATCCATGGCTCCGACATCATCAGAGCGTCCATGAGACAGAGGAAACCCGTGACGATAT TGGAGCTCACTCAAAGATGGTCTGAGAAACCCACTTGTGTTTATGGTGAGAAGAAAGATGTGTACATTCCTCCAGAGCTTTCAGGACTCATTGAGGATCTGTCCACACAATCACAGAATGAGAG GGTGGACGATGAAGCCCAGCAGGAAAGACAGAGACTTCAAATCAAG cCTAGGCAGAATCCATTCAATAGTGTGCGATTACAGAGAAATGAAGCCAGACTTAACAATGGAGTGAAGGAGGCCAACCAGACACCTGCTGAGG AGCCTTTCCTTCCAGCTGAGAACTACACACTCCATCACACTACTCTAAACACAGGCAACACTGACACCCATGTAGCCACTCAATGCAAACCTGTGCCAAAAAAGAGATTGCTGCTGTATTCCTGCAAAGACTCTTCCCTGGACACCGGCAGCAGTGACAGTGGAGTTAGTCAGGTCATGACCCCTGCTCCCAGAGGCATCCTGAAGCACAACAGCTCCAGTTGTAGCTCTACCGACTCTCTGCTACTCCACATTCCCACCAATGATGGCAGCAGCAGTCAGTCTTCTGCTACGGTCAGCCCCATCAGTCCTAAAACTCCCATCAGCCCTCCTCTTTCCCCCTGTTCAGTGCACTCTGCTTCAGGGTGGTTAGATAGGAAACAGGTCCGCTTCTCCTCTGTCGGCGGGCCTATAGAAAGTGTGCAAGGAGAGCACAGTGTGCTGGAGGAAGATTGGAGTCCTGTGTTGGACCAGGATAGAAGTGATATCACAGAAAACG GTCGTCATGAGCATTATGGTGAACCTCAGTCCTCACAGGTGTCCAACATCCACAGCTCTACTGAAGTAACAGGTAAGGCCATTGAGTTGAGTGCAGAGGGCCAGACTGATAAGGTTACAGTGGAAGAGGGTCGCCCAATTTCAAAGTTACTTGAATGGTTTGGGAGAGGCTCTCGAAATGGAAAGCTGAAAGAGTCATCAGTCAAGAGAGAGATGAATGAAGAGGAACCAAAAGAAAGCCCAGAAGCCAAGTCAGAAGATTCAGCAACTCCAGTTGACCAGCCAAACACGAAGCCACCACCAAAGCCCCGTAGGagtttttttgcattgttttcGAGAGCAGAGAAAAAAGACAAGATTTCAGAAGTTCAAGCATCTGACAAAGAAGTGATAAGTCAAGATAAAACAGAAAGTTTAGAATGTGAACCCTCTTGCACTTTGAGGCCTGAGGCAGATGATAATATACTTCAGAGGATCTCTGTTCCTACAGAGAGCAGGATGGCTGAAAtattaaaagataaaaacaaaCCAGACAGACTAATATGTGAAGATACTCCTCCAAGAGAGAAGTTTGACCAAGGTGAGGTATCACCAGGAAAAATGGCCGTCCTGAAGTCATTCTGGGAAAAGGGGAACAGAGGACCTAAAATAATAAGCATTAAAAAAGAATCTGAGGTAGAAGAAAGTGAGACATCTCACCTTAATGAGAATTATCACAACACATTAGACAGAAGGTTGTCAGATTCAAACATCAGCCCATCAAAACCCAAACCCAGTGTTCCAAACCCAGTTGATGTAGAATCTACAACAGGTGAGATTTCTTCAGTATCACCTAGAAAAGCATCCAATGGTGGTGATATATCAGCCTCACATGAAGATGGGAACCCTTCTACTTTGGACAGCAGTAAGGTCTCAGAAGACTCAAGCAGTGAACTACAAACTCTCACAGTGAAATCGAATGTCAAACTGTCACCTAGTTCACTGCTAAAATATAAAGATAATTCTCTGGGCAGTGAGCTACAAGAAGAGTCAATCTACAGGGATATATCAGACCTGAAGAAGGAAATCTCCACCTTCAAAATGTCCCTCAGTCAACAGGAAGATAAAGTCTCGATCAATGATCTCAAGTCATTTTGGGAGAATGAAAAAAGTTGCCTTAGAGTAATTGTAGGCTCACCAACATGTACAGCCAACGTTAAAAACCCGTCCACAGAGTCATCTCCAAAACGTTCTTCAGGAGGACTTTCTGAACCTCAGTTTGACATCAGGTCAAACAGCCCAAGTTCCCCAGACAGAATGGGTTTCAAAGAGGCTGGTTTGATTGCAGAAAAAGAGAAGATGGAAAAGACTGAGGAAAAACAAAGAAGTCCAATTAGAGTGCCATTACAAGACCTTCAAGGTATCAGAGGTAGGGTTTCTTACGTCACCATGAATATTTCTAATTTCAGACAGTCAgtttcagacaaacacacaaagcCAAGTCCACCATCATCTCCCTTCAGAAGTCTCCCTCCAAAAGGTCAACATGATAAGCCACAGTCCGCTGACATTTACCAACCAAAAGACCAAGATCAAACCAGAACGCCCAGCCCATTACGGCAGTCTAAAGTACCTCGTAGAGATTCATATCCAAACAAGGAGTCCAAGAAGGATGGTTCTCCCTTAAGAACCTTTATGATAGATATCAATCCTGGCGACAGGAGTCCATGCGATCTTAGGGTTAAATCAGGGCAAACTAGGTCGTGTACCTCTCCTGAACACCAAGGGAAGACTTTGGAAGGACGCATTGATGATAGACCCATCGTGCTTAAAGAACGAAAGCTGTCAGTGGACTCTCTGACCCGGTTTTATATTCCCCTGAGTTTACACCATTACCTGGGCTTACCCGAGCAGACGGTCTTAGGTGAAAGAGAACAGGTTAAGGTACAGGCATATGAAATATTTGAACAGATGAACCAAGGCAGATTGAGCAATGAGAGTTCCCCTTCTCGACAATCCCTACCTGAATCGGAGGAGATCACCTTTGACTCCTCGGGGAGCTCCACACCTGAAGCCTGGTCAATCTCACACACCAGTTCATACT GGGATAGTGAGGATGAAGGCCCTGTCAAAGCCGCTCTGGAACGAGCCAATGCCAGACCCATCTCTATTTCCAAAAGTCTAGAGGACCTGACATCCACACCTTTAC AAGAGAGATGGAAGACTGACCCAAGGAGTGATGTTAGGAAGAGTATGGAAAATG TGTCTGCAGTCACTCCCAACACCAAAACATCCTTCTCCGACCCAGAACAG ATGGATTGCGGAAACAGTGACTGTGCATCAGTGAGCAGTTCCCAATATGACAGACTGAGAACATGCAACACTCCTTCTAATTTTAGCACTTGCTCTGAAGTGGCCTCAATGTCCTCT GTCACTGGCAGTGTGATGAGCATCTACAGTAGCGAGTTTGGTAATGTGGAGGTCAAAGGCACAATCCAGTTCGCCATTCACTACGTACAGAAACTGGGAGAGTTCCACATCTTTGTTGTGCAGTGCAAGGACCTCGCCGTAGCAGATGTTAAGAGGAACCGATCTGATCC GTATGTTAAATGTTACTTGCTACCTGATAAAGCAAAAtatggaaagaaaaaaacatgcgTGAGGAAGAAGACTCTGGATCCAGCTTATAACGAAATCCTACGG TTTAAGATTCCAATGGAGATGCTGAAAACCCAGAAGCTGAACACCTCTGTGTGGCACAATGACACATTTGGGCGTAACAGCTTTCTTGGAGAGGTTGAGGTTGATCTGGCCGAATGGGATTTCAATAACACGCAAATGAATGAATATCTACTTAAAGGAAGG GTTCAGGTTCCCACCAGCCCAAAACATTCTGTCGGTGGTGGGGAAATGAGTGCAGAGATTAAAGTAGCTCTGCGCTTTCTCCCGCAGACTTCTCACA GTCAGAAGAACAAGGGGAATGGTGAGGTGCAAATATGGGTGAAAGAATGCAAGAATCTGCCTATTTCCAGGGGTGTTGCCATTGACCCATTTGTCAAATG TGCAGTCCTCCCAGATGCCAGTCGAAAAAACCGTCAGAAGACCAGAGTGTTGAAGAGGTCTTCTAACCCAGTGTTTAACCACACCATGGTTTATGATGGCTTCAGACAAGAGGACCTCAAAGAGGCCTGTGTGGAGCTTACAGTGTGGGATCATGACAGACTCAACAACCACTTCATTGGGGGTATTAGACTTGGCCCTGGAACAG GTAAAAGTTACGGCACTGAAGTGAACTGGATGGACTCTAACGCTGCTGAAGCAGCCCTGTGGGAAAGAATGATGCAATCTCAGAATGAATGGGTGGAAGATGTATTACCTTTGAGAATGATGGTCATGGCAAGAATGTCTAGATAG